A window of Rhinatrema bivittatum chromosome 2, aRhiBiv1.1, whole genome shotgun sequence contains these coding sequences:
- the LOC115084765 gene encoding interferon-inducible GTPase 5-like, with amino-acid sequence MGDLKVGEQDLAEMSSMIQSTVVMEASKQVQALLTSLETTMLDIAITGESGAGKSTFINAIRGLSDEDLGAARTGVTETTTEPMVYQHPKLPTVRLWDLPGIGTSRFQANQYLKQVGFEKYDFFIILASERFRENNGNLARSIRAMDKNFYFVRSKIDQDIKACQRHQNFNKERVLTEIRTDCINCLEKEGVESPKVFLVSSFELHKYDFHKLQDTLVRELNGQKRHVLLLSLPNITVEMIEKKKESLKRHIWKKALLACLISALPTFPVHYNAPLLMETLASYRKNFGLDDESLNTLALRVSKSPCNLKKQITSSLGKDFSEHSVHSALRMAALGGRASVSLVERHVPLLGNLVAGGISFVAIYILLSSSLDSFAQDAQNVLKKAFRAEEEEKLEAYYSQDIGFLYD; translated from the coding sequence ATGGGTGACCTGAAAGTCGGAGAACAGGACTTGGCTGAAATGAGCTCCATGATCCAATCCACGGTGGTAATGGAAGCATCCAAGCAAGTGCAGGCTCTCTTGACATCACTGGAGACCACCATGCTGGACATTGCCATTACTGGAGAATCAGGTGCTGGAAAATCCACCTTCATCAATGCCATCCGAGGTCTAAGTGATGAGGATTTGGGGGCTGCTAGAACTGGGGTCACTGAGACCACCACAGAGCCAATGGTTTACCAGCACCCAAAGCTACCCACTGTTCGGCTGTGGGATCTGCCTGGCATAGGAACTTCTAGGTTTCAAGCTAACCAGTACCTGAAACAGGTGGGTTTTGAGAAATATGACTTTTTTATCATCTTGGCTTCAGAACGCTTCCGAGAAAACAATGGCAACCTAGCCAGGAGCATCAGAGCAATGGATAAGAATTTCTACTTTGTACGTTCCAAGATCGACCAGGACATAAAGGCCTGCCAGAGGCACCAAAACTTTAACAAGGAGAGGGTTCTGACTGAGATACGAACAGACTGTATCAATTGTTTGGAGAAGGAAGGTGTGGAGTCTCCCAAAGTCTTCCTGGTCTCCAGCTTTGAGCTTCACAAGTATGATTTCCACAAACTGCAAGACACCCTGGTCCGAGAACTTAATGGCCAGAAGAGGCACGTCTTACTCCTGTCTCTGCCAAACATCACAGTAGAGATGATTGAGAAGAAGAAGGAGTCCTTGAAAAGGCACATCTGGAAGAAGGCTCTCTTAGCCTGCCTCATCTCAGCTCTGCCTACTTTTCCAGTGCACTATAATGCACCATTGCTGATGGAGACCTTGGCTTCCTACCGGAAGAACTTTGGCCTGGATGACGAGTCCCTCAACACTCTGGCTTTGAGAGTCAGCAAATCCCCTTGCAACCTGAAGAAGCAGATCACGTCATCCTTGGGTAAGGACTTTTCTGAGCATTCTGTGCATTCTGCCCTCAGAATGGCTGCCCTGGGTGGCCGTGCCAGCGTGAGCCTGGTGGAACGTCACGTGCCATTGCTTGGCAACCTTGTCGCCGGTGGTATCTCCTTTGTGGCCATTTACATTCTGCTCAGTAGTTCTTTGGACAGCTTTGCCCAGGATGCCCAAAACGTCCTGAAGAAAGCCTTCAGAgccgaggaggaggagaagctggAGGCCTACTACAGCCAGGACATTGGCTTTCTTTATGACTGA